A window from Enterocloster bolteae encodes these proteins:
- a CDS encoding (2Fe-2S) ferredoxin domain-containing protein, translating into MKVTICIGSACHLKGSREIISKLQKLVDENGLSDKVDLNGAFCSGNCDHGVCVTVEGELYSLKPEDTEEFFENEIKGRL; encoded by the coding sequence ATGAAAGTAACGATATGTATTGGAAGCGCCTGTCATTTAAAGGGATCCAGAGAGATTATCAGTAAGCTCCAGAAGCTGGTGGATGAGAACGGCCTGTCTGATAAGGTGGATTTAAACGGTGCGTTCTGTTCCGGAAATTGTGACCATGGAGTGTGCGTGACGGTGGAGGGCGAGTTGTATTCCCTGAAGCCGGAAGATACAGAAGAATTTTTTGAAAATGAGATAAAGGGGAGACTTTGA